In Sander vitreus isolate 19-12246 chromosome 7, sanVit1, whole genome shotgun sequence, a genomic segment contains:
- the usp19 gene encoding ubiquitin carboxyl-terminal hydrolase 19 isoform X1, producing MASSGGSGVAGNETVGRRGGAQHRGGSGRDNSSDLSSSTSKKKQKDRANQESREAKRATAAAAAAAAAAAAVDGVIAEVKKDVFVDWKQNVNEVTVRLRCGEGVQRVEDINTTFTDTHCNVCFPDGRQWSCQLQEEIEASCSRVQYKEKGGFLHVIMHKKIPFHIWPSLKSNKKEKEAVPAETKKDKELEVKPVALAPLEKPKLSSSQPKLQPQPPSSPAHSESRRSGGKAERGVKRGIKNKPACDKATTDSVGVKAGDGPTTTSKPVAATQGEPQEPSAKRTVVQLPKTTKEAPSPANRDAQSAESRVSNGKAPHTHLPAGRSPQTQHRDVDNTAERLGNGQEQKPGVPVAAGSHTNKTQVAEKQNQSSDRSGATAHGSDSQPAAPVSTTDCLEPVGFNNDVDSASLETLGDRTDSEPEKNPLEQESEQNTLIRQQLESKEAGSISAVGVAGKQSQSPGLAQRQVSCDEEEKQDQSKEEPPLEMKQQEVPEPMVNLQFVKNDSYEKGTDLMVVNVYTKGICRDTARVIFREQDFTLIFQTSDTNFLRLHSDCGPNTVFKWQVKLRNLIQPEQCSYSFTPSRLDITLKKRHSQRWGGLEAPATQELVSHDLHFREPRLRNLHLEIDCVGADRDLMVHPGAVGGAKVAVPSSPSCIEKSQPGSSQHSLPAKEEPPRVGEEKPKPPKASSRVEDGGLDNVASRTVSEPTVSTPKPTCMVQPMTHAPPASNERHEEEEEKKVCLPGFTGLVNLGNTCFMNSVIQSLSNTRELRDYFHDRAFEAEINHNNPLGTGGRLAMGFAALLRTLWKGTDHSFQPSKLKAIVASKASQFTGYAQHDAQEFMAFLLDGLHEDLNRIQNKPYTETVDSDGRLDEVVAEEAWQRHKMRNDSFIVDLFQGQFKSKLVCPTCSKVSITFDPFLYLPVPLPQKQKVLSVFYFAKEPHKKPIKFLVSVSKENSSTAEVLESISRSVRVKPENLRLAEVGKNRFQRMFSPSHSLDMVSSSDMLFCFEVLSKEMAKERVVLLRVQQRLQVPNIPISKCAACLKPPVSEEDKLKRCTRCYRVGYCNQVCQRTHWPNHKGLCRPNTENVGLPFLVSVPESRLSSARLTQLLEGYSRFSINVFQPPFQSGRTSPETSQCRVDPAPMPAGSPKGLGTGDEAMGDSSTVGAGDLELESHSLLPESHVENPQASALQSGDSDSLSSSHTSLSTTRTSDSGFSEPISSTSCCSLDPHAEKETSCEKAVRPEAAVTGYQHPSESASGHASQFYIALLDSNNKEQKLDEKEDLLADLPEDATLELVWKNNERLKEYVLVSSKELEYEEDPGSLSETARAGHFTLEQCLNLFTKPEVLAPEEAWYCPKCQQHREASKQLLLWRLPNVLIIQLKRFSFRSFIWRDKINDMVDFPVRNLDLSKFCIGQKDEMQQPPIYDLYAVINHYGGMIGGHYTAYARLPSDKNSQRSDVGWRLFDDSTVTMVEESQVVTRYAYVLFYRRRNSPVERPPRFLRPVGAESPSATGATASQASLIWRELEEEEEGLNEAPRGLLRSARRRRQASRNGDEEDEDRTEGSVRRHRRQRMSDHPDDDCVRYFVLGTLAAVFALFVNLVYPLLYKSSWT from the exons atgtgtttgtggACTGGAAGCAGAATGTCAATGAAGTGACTGTCAGACTGCGCTGTGGGGAGGGGGTGCAGAGGGTAGAGGATATCAACACAACCTTTACTGATACACACTGCAATGTGTGCTTTCCAG aTGGACGGCAGTGGAGCTGCCAGTTGCAGGAGGAAATTGAGGCCTCGTGTAGCAGAGTCCAGTACAAGGAGAAGGgaggtttcctgcatgtcatcatGCACAAGAAGATCCCCTTTCACATCTGGCCTTCGCTTAAG TCAAacaagaaggagaaggaggcaGTACCTGCAGAGACCAAAAAGGACAAGGAGCTTGAGGTGAAACCTGTTGCCTTGGCGCCATTAGAGAAACCCAAACTGTCGTCCTCGCAGCCAAAACTGCAGCCCCAGCCTCCCTCCTCGCCTGCGCACAGCGAGTCAAGGCGCAGCGGTGGCAAAGCTGAGCGGGGCGTCAAGCGCGGcataaaaaacaaaccagcatgtGACAAGGCCACTACGGACTCTGTGGGGGTGAAAGCTGGAGATGGCCCGACCACCACCAGCAAGCCTGTTGCAGCCACACAAGGCGAGCCTCAGGAACCCAGTGCCAAGCGCACCGTTGTACAGCTGCCCAAGACCACCAAGGAGGCTCCGTCACCGGCCAACAGGGACGCACAATCTGCCGAGTCTAGAGTATCCAATGGTaaagctccacacacacacctgcccgCTGGTCGGAGCCCACAGACGCAACACAGAGACGTCGACAACACAGCAGAGAGACTAGGCAATGGCCAGGAACAAAAACCAGGAGTGCCTGTTGCTGCTGGCAGCCATACCAACAAAACTCAG GTGGCGGAGAAGCAAAACCAGTCTTCAGACAGGTCTGGAGCAACAGCACATGGCAGTGATAGCCAACCAGCAGCTCCCGTCAGCACCACTGACTGCCTCGAACCTGTCGGCTTTAACAACGATGTGGACTCTGCCTCTCTAGAAACGCTGGGGGATAGAACTGACTCTGAGCCAGAGAAAAATCCTCTTGAACAGGAATCGGAGCAAAATACTCTGATCCGCCAGCAGCTTGAATCAAAAGAGGCAGGTTCGATATCGGCCGTTGGCGTGGCTGGCAAACAAAGCCAGTCCCCCGGTCTAGCTCAGAGGCAGGTCAGCTGTGACGAGGAGGAGAAGCAGGACCAGTCGAAGGAGGAGCCTCCTCTGGAAATGAAACAACAGGAAG TCCCAGAGCCGATGGTTAACCTGCAATTTGTGAAGAATGATTCGTACGAGAAGGGCACGGACCTGATGGTGGTTAATGTTTACACGAAGGGGATCTGCAGGGACACGGCCAGGGTCATCTTCAGGGAGCAGGACTTCACCCTCATCTTCCAGACAAG TGATACTAACTTTCTGCGGCTTCATTCAGACTGTGGTCCAAACACAGTCTTCAAGTGGCAAGTCAAACTCAG GAATTTGATCCAGCCTGAGCAGTGCAGCTACTCCTTCACCCCGTCCCGACTGGACATCACCCTGAAGAAAAGGCACAGCCAGCGCTGGGGGGGCCTGGAGGCCCCCGCCACACAAG AGCTGGTGTCACACGATCTACACTTCAGAGAGCCGCGGTTGCGCAACCTCCACTTAGAAATCGATTGTGTGGGAGCCGACAGGGACCTCATGGTGCATCCAG GTGCAGTGGGTGGCGCCAAGGTTGCTGTACCCTCCAGCCCTTCGTGCATTGAGAAGAGCCAGCCAGGCAGCAGCCAGCACAGCCTCCCAGCGAAGGAGGAGCCTCCAAGGGTCGGGGAGGAGAAGCCTAAGCCCCCCAAGGCCTCATCTAGAGTGGAGGATGGCGGTCTAGATAATGTTGCATCTCGCACGGTCTCTGAGCCCACTGTTTCCACg CCTAAGCCTACCTGCATGGTGCAGCCCATGACCCATGCACCTCCTGCCAGCAATGAGCGccatgaagaagaggaggagaagaaggtgTGCCTGCCTGGTTTTACAGGATTGGTCAACCTCGGCAACACCTGCTTCATGAACAGTGTCATCCAATCCCTGTCCAACACCAGAGAACTCAGGGATTACTTCCATG ATCGAGCATTTGAGGCAGAAATCAACCACAACAATCCTCTTGGAACAGGAGGCAGGCTAGCCATGGGCTTTGCAGCGCTGCTCAGGACCCTTTGGAAAGGAACAGACCACTCCTTCCAACCCTCAAAACTCAAG GCAATTGTGGCCAGTAAAGCCAGTCAGTTTACAGGTTACGCCCAGCACGATGCCCAGGAATTCATGGCTTTTTTGCTGGACGGGCTCCACGAGGACTTGAACCGCATCCAGAATAAACCTTACACAGAGACGGTCGACTCTGACGGACGGCTGGATGAG GTGGTGGCTGAGGAGGCATGGCAGAGGCACAAGATGAGAAATGATTCCTTTATAGTGGACCTCTTCCAAGGCCAGTTTAAATCTAAGCTCGTCTGCCCCACATGCTCCAAG GTTTCCATCACCTTTGACCCTTTCCTCTACCTGCCCGTGCCCTTGCCCCAGAAACAAAAGGTGCTCTCAGTTTTCTACTTTGCCAAGGAACCTCATAAAAAACCCATCAAG TTTTTAGTGAGTGTGAGCAAGGAGAACTCCAGCACCGCTGAAGTCCTCGAATCCATCTCCAGGAGTGTCAGGGTCAAACCAGAGAACCTCAGACTGGCAGAG gTGGGGAAGAACCGCTTTCAGCGCATGTTCTCGCCGTCCCATTCCCTGGACATGGTGTCCTCCTCTGACATGTTGTTCTGCTTTGAGGTGCTTTCCAAAGAGATGGCCAAAGAGAGAGTGGTATTGCTTCGAGTGCAGCAG AGACTCCAGGTCCCTAATATCCCCATCTCAAAGTGTGCTGCCTGCCTGAAGCCTCCAGTGTCTGAGGAAGACAAGCTGAAGCGGTGCACACGCTGCTATCGTGTGGGCTACTGCAATCA AGTGTGTCAGAGGACCCACTGGCCCAATCACAAGGGTCTGTGTCGACCCAACACTGAGAACGTGGGCCTGCCCTTCCTGGTCAGCGTGCCGGAGTCCCGGCTCTCCTCTGCTCGTCTCACCCAGCTACTAGAGGGTTACTCCAG GTTTTCCATCAACGTGTTTCAGCCTCCTTTCCAGTCAGGTAGGACATCCCCTGAAACATCCCAGTGCCGGGTTGACCCCGCCCCAATGCCAGCAGGCTCTCCTAAGGGTCTTGGGACAGGGGACGAGGCCATGGGTGATAGCAGTACTGTAGGAGCAGGTGATCTGGAGCTGGAGAGTCACTCTCTGCTGCCTGAGTCCCATGTGGAGAATCCTCAGGCCTCAGCCCTCCAGTCTGGGGACTCAgattccctctcctcctcccacaCCTCACTCTCCACCACGCGGACTTCAGATTCAGGATTTTCTGAGCCAATCTCCTCCACGTCCTGCTGCTCTCTGGACCCTCATGCTGAAAAAGAGACGTCCTGTGAGAAGGCAGTGCGGCCAGAAG CTGCAGTAACAGGGTATCAGCATCCAAGTGAATCAGCATCAGGCCATGCCAGTCAGTTCTACATAGCTCTGCTGGACTCTAACAACAAGGAACAGAAGCTGGATGAGAAAG AGGACCTTCTGGCAGACCTCCCTGAAGACGCGACCCTGGAGCTGGTGTGGAAAAACAACGAGCGTCTGAAGGAGTATGTCCTGGTGAGCTCTAAGGAGCTGGAGTACGAGGAGGACCCCGGCTCTCTGAGTGAGACAGCCAGAGCGGGACACTTCACCCTGGAGCAGTGCCTTAACCTCTTCACAAAGCCAGAGGTGCTGGCACCAGAGGAGGCATG GTACTGTCCAAAGTGCCAGCAGCACCGAGAGGCCTCCAAGCAACTGCTGCTGTGGCGTCTGCCCAACGTTTTGATCATCCAGCTCAAACGCTTCTCATTCAGGAGCTTTATCTGGAGGGATAAGATCAACGACATGGTTGACTTTCCTGTCAG AAATCTGGATCTAAGTAAGTTCTGTATTGGCCAGAAGGATGAGATGCAACAACCCCCTATCTACGACTTATATGCAGTCATCAACCACTATGGAGGAATGATAGGAGGCCACTACACGGCGTACGCTCGCCTGCCGAGTGACAAGAACAGCCAGCGCAGTGATGTTG GCTGGCGTCTGTTTGATGACAGTACCGTGACAATGGTGGAGGAGAGTCAGGTGGTGACACGCTACGCCTACGTCCTGTTCTACCGACGACGGAACTCACCCGTGGAGAGGCCGCCACGCTTCCTCAGGCCTGTAGGAGCCGAGTCGCCCTCTGCCACAGGAGCTACTGCAAGCCAG GCCTCTCTAATATGGCGGGAactggaggaagaagaggaggggctCAACGAAGCTCCCCGCGGACTGCTCCGCTCTGCGCGGCGGAGGCGACAAGCGTCGAGGAACGGAGATGAGGAAGACGAAGACAGAACTGAAGGATCTGTGCGACGGCACCGCAGGCAGAGGATGTCGGACCATCCCGATGATGACTGTGTGCGCTATTTTGTTCTGGGCACTCTGGCAGCCGTGTTTGCTCTGTTCGTCAATTTGGTCTACCCTCTTCTCTACAAATCCAGCTGGACCTGA
- the usp19 gene encoding ubiquitin carboxyl-terminal hydrolase 19 isoform X2: MASSGGSGVAGNETVGRRGGAQHRGGSGRDNSSDLSSSTSKKKQKDRANQESREAKRATAAAAAAAAAAAAVDGVIAEVKKDVFVDWKQNVNEVTVRLRCGEGVQRVEDINTTFTDTHCNVCFPDGRQWSCQLQEEIEASCSRVQYKEKGGFLHVIMHKKIPFHIWPSLKSNKKEKEAVPAETKKDKELEVKPVALAPLEKPKLSSSQPKLQPQPPSSPAHSESRRSGGKAERGVKRGIKNKPACDKATTDSVGVKAGDGPTTTSKPVAATQGEPQEPSAKRTVVQLPKTTKEAPSPANRDAQSAESRVSNGKAPHTHLPAGRSPQTQHRDVDNTAERLGNGQEQKPGVPVAAGSHTNKTQVAEKQNQSSDRSGATAHGSDSQPAAPVSTTDCLEPVGFNNDVDSASLETLGDRTDSEPEKNPLEQESEQNTLIRQQLESKEAGSISAVGVAGKQSQSPGLAQRQVSCDEEEKQDQSKEEPPLEMKQQEVPEPMVNLQFVKNDSYEKGTDLMVVNVYTKGICRDTARVIFREQDFTLIFQTSDTNFLRLHSDCGPNTVFKWQVKLRNLIQPEQCSYSFTPSRLDITLKKRHSQRWGGLEAPATQELVSHDLHFREPRLRNLHLEIDCVGADRDLMVHPVGGAKVAVPSSPSCIEKSQPGSSQHSLPAKEEPPRVGEEKPKPPKASSRVEDGGLDNVASRTVSEPTVSTPKPTCMVQPMTHAPPASNERHEEEEEKKVCLPGFTGLVNLGNTCFMNSVIQSLSNTRELRDYFHDRAFEAEINHNNPLGTGGRLAMGFAALLRTLWKGTDHSFQPSKLKAIVASKASQFTGYAQHDAQEFMAFLLDGLHEDLNRIQNKPYTETVDSDGRLDEVVAEEAWQRHKMRNDSFIVDLFQGQFKSKLVCPTCSKVSITFDPFLYLPVPLPQKQKVLSVFYFAKEPHKKPIKFLVSVSKENSSTAEVLESISRSVRVKPENLRLAEVGKNRFQRMFSPSHSLDMVSSSDMLFCFEVLSKEMAKERVVLLRVQQRLQVPNIPISKCAACLKPPVSEEDKLKRCTRCYRVGYCNQVCQRTHWPNHKGLCRPNTENVGLPFLVSVPESRLSSARLTQLLEGYSRFSINVFQPPFQSGRTSPETSQCRVDPAPMPAGSPKGLGTGDEAMGDSSTVGAGDLELESHSLLPESHVENPQASALQSGDSDSLSSSHTSLSTTRTSDSGFSEPISSTSCCSLDPHAEKETSCEKAVRPEAAVTGYQHPSESASGHASQFYIALLDSNNKEQKLDEKEDLLADLPEDATLELVWKNNERLKEYVLVSSKELEYEEDPGSLSETARAGHFTLEQCLNLFTKPEVLAPEEAWYCPKCQQHREASKQLLLWRLPNVLIIQLKRFSFRSFIWRDKINDMVDFPVRNLDLSKFCIGQKDEMQQPPIYDLYAVINHYGGMIGGHYTAYARLPSDKNSQRSDVGWRLFDDSTVTMVEESQVVTRYAYVLFYRRRNSPVERPPRFLRPVGAESPSATGATASQASLIWRELEEEEEGLNEAPRGLLRSARRRRQASRNGDEEDEDRTEGSVRRHRRQRMSDHPDDDCVRYFVLGTLAAVFALFVNLVYPLLYKSSWT; the protein is encoded by the exons atgtgtttgtggACTGGAAGCAGAATGTCAATGAAGTGACTGTCAGACTGCGCTGTGGGGAGGGGGTGCAGAGGGTAGAGGATATCAACACAACCTTTACTGATACACACTGCAATGTGTGCTTTCCAG aTGGACGGCAGTGGAGCTGCCAGTTGCAGGAGGAAATTGAGGCCTCGTGTAGCAGAGTCCAGTACAAGGAGAAGGgaggtttcctgcatgtcatcatGCACAAGAAGATCCCCTTTCACATCTGGCCTTCGCTTAAG TCAAacaagaaggagaaggaggcaGTACCTGCAGAGACCAAAAAGGACAAGGAGCTTGAGGTGAAACCTGTTGCCTTGGCGCCATTAGAGAAACCCAAACTGTCGTCCTCGCAGCCAAAACTGCAGCCCCAGCCTCCCTCCTCGCCTGCGCACAGCGAGTCAAGGCGCAGCGGTGGCAAAGCTGAGCGGGGCGTCAAGCGCGGcataaaaaacaaaccagcatgtGACAAGGCCACTACGGACTCTGTGGGGGTGAAAGCTGGAGATGGCCCGACCACCACCAGCAAGCCTGTTGCAGCCACACAAGGCGAGCCTCAGGAACCCAGTGCCAAGCGCACCGTTGTACAGCTGCCCAAGACCACCAAGGAGGCTCCGTCACCGGCCAACAGGGACGCACAATCTGCCGAGTCTAGAGTATCCAATGGTaaagctccacacacacacctgcccgCTGGTCGGAGCCCACAGACGCAACACAGAGACGTCGACAACACAGCAGAGAGACTAGGCAATGGCCAGGAACAAAAACCAGGAGTGCCTGTTGCTGCTGGCAGCCATACCAACAAAACTCAG GTGGCGGAGAAGCAAAACCAGTCTTCAGACAGGTCTGGAGCAACAGCACATGGCAGTGATAGCCAACCAGCAGCTCCCGTCAGCACCACTGACTGCCTCGAACCTGTCGGCTTTAACAACGATGTGGACTCTGCCTCTCTAGAAACGCTGGGGGATAGAACTGACTCTGAGCCAGAGAAAAATCCTCTTGAACAGGAATCGGAGCAAAATACTCTGATCCGCCAGCAGCTTGAATCAAAAGAGGCAGGTTCGATATCGGCCGTTGGCGTGGCTGGCAAACAAAGCCAGTCCCCCGGTCTAGCTCAGAGGCAGGTCAGCTGTGACGAGGAGGAGAAGCAGGACCAGTCGAAGGAGGAGCCTCCTCTGGAAATGAAACAACAGGAAG TCCCAGAGCCGATGGTTAACCTGCAATTTGTGAAGAATGATTCGTACGAGAAGGGCACGGACCTGATGGTGGTTAATGTTTACACGAAGGGGATCTGCAGGGACACGGCCAGGGTCATCTTCAGGGAGCAGGACTTCACCCTCATCTTCCAGACAAG TGATACTAACTTTCTGCGGCTTCATTCAGACTGTGGTCCAAACACAGTCTTCAAGTGGCAAGTCAAACTCAG GAATTTGATCCAGCCTGAGCAGTGCAGCTACTCCTTCACCCCGTCCCGACTGGACATCACCCTGAAGAAAAGGCACAGCCAGCGCTGGGGGGGCCTGGAGGCCCCCGCCACACAAG AGCTGGTGTCACACGATCTACACTTCAGAGAGCCGCGGTTGCGCAACCTCCACTTAGAAATCGATTGTGTGGGAGCCGACAGGGACCTCATGGTGCATCCAG TGGGTGGCGCCAAGGTTGCTGTACCCTCCAGCCCTTCGTGCATTGAGAAGAGCCAGCCAGGCAGCAGCCAGCACAGCCTCCCAGCGAAGGAGGAGCCTCCAAGGGTCGGGGAGGAGAAGCCTAAGCCCCCCAAGGCCTCATCTAGAGTGGAGGATGGCGGTCTAGATAATGTTGCATCTCGCACGGTCTCTGAGCCCACTGTTTCCACg CCTAAGCCTACCTGCATGGTGCAGCCCATGACCCATGCACCTCCTGCCAGCAATGAGCGccatgaagaagaggaggagaagaaggtgTGCCTGCCTGGTTTTACAGGATTGGTCAACCTCGGCAACACCTGCTTCATGAACAGTGTCATCCAATCCCTGTCCAACACCAGAGAACTCAGGGATTACTTCCATG ATCGAGCATTTGAGGCAGAAATCAACCACAACAATCCTCTTGGAACAGGAGGCAGGCTAGCCATGGGCTTTGCAGCGCTGCTCAGGACCCTTTGGAAAGGAACAGACCACTCCTTCCAACCCTCAAAACTCAAG GCAATTGTGGCCAGTAAAGCCAGTCAGTTTACAGGTTACGCCCAGCACGATGCCCAGGAATTCATGGCTTTTTTGCTGGACGGGCTCCACGAGGACTTGAACCGCATCCAGAATAAACCTTACACAGAGACGGTCGACTCTGACGGACGGCTGGATGAG GTGGTGGCTGAGGAGGCATGGCAGAGGCACAAGATGAGAAATGATTCCTTTATAGTGGACCTCTTCCAAGGCCAGTTTAAATCTAAGCTCGTCTGCCCCACATGCTCCAAG GTTTCCATCACCTTTGACCCTTTCCTCTACCTGCCCGTGCCCTTGCCCCAGAAACAAAAGGTGCTCTCAGTTTTCTACTTTGCCAAGGAACCTCATAAAAAACCCATCAAG TTTTTAGTGAGTGTGAGCAAGGAGAACTCCAGCACCGCTGAAGTCCTCGAATCCATCTCCAGGAGTGTCAGGGTCAAACCAGAGAACCTCAGACTGGCAGAG gTGGGGAAGAACCGCTTTCAGCGCATGTTCTCGCCGTCCCATTCCCTGGACATGGTGTCCTCCTCTGACATGTTGTTCTGCTTTGAGGTGCTTTCCAAAGAGATGGCCAAAGAGAGAGTGGTATTGCTTCGAGTGCAGCAG AGACTCCAGGTCCCTAATATCCCCATCTCAAAGTGTGCTGCCTGCCTGAAGCCTCCAGTGTCTGAGGAAGACAAGCTGAAGCGGTGCACACGCTGCTATCGTGTGGGCTACTGCAATCA AGTGTGTCAGAGGACCCACTGGCCCAATCACAAGGGTCTGTGTCGACCCAACACTGAGAACGTGGGCCTGCCCTTCCTGGTCAGCGTGCCGGAGTCCCGGCTCTCCTCTGCTCGTCTCACCCAGCTACTAGAGGGTTACTCCAG GTTTTCCATCAACGTGTTTCAGCCTCCTTTCCAGTCAGGTAGGACATCCCCTGAAACATCCCAGTGCCGGGTTGACCCCGCCCCAATGCCAGCAGGCTCTCCTAAGGGTCTTGGGACAGGGGACGAGGCCATGGGTGATAGCAGTACTGTAGGAGCAGGTGATCTGGAGCTGGAGAGTCACTCTCTGCTGCCTGAGTCCCATGTGGAGAATCCTCAGGCCTCAGCCCTCCAGTCTGGGGACTCAgattccctctcctcctcccacaCCTCACTCTCCACCACGCGGACTTCAGATTCAGGATTTTCTGAGCCAATCTCCTCCACGTCCTGCTGCTCTCTGGACCCTCATGCTGAAAAAGAGACGTCCTGTGAGAAGGCAGTGCGGCCAGAAG CTGCAGTAACAGGGTATCAGCATCCAAGTGAATCAGCATCAGGCCATGCCAGTCAGTTCTACATAGCTCTGCTGGACTCTAACAACAAGGAACAGAAGCTGGATGAGAAAG AGGACCTTCTGGCAGACCTCCCTGAAGACGCGACCCTGGAGCTGGTGTGGAAAAACAACGAGCGTCTGAAGGAGTATGTCCTGGTGAGCTCTAAGGAGCTGGAGTACGAGGAGGACCCCGGCTCTCTGAGTGAGACAGCCAGAGCGGGACACTTCACCCTGGAGCAGTGCCTTAACCTCTTCACAAAGCCAGAGGTGCTGGCACCAGAGGAGGCATG GTACTGTCCAAAGTGCCAGCAGCACCGAGAGGCCTCCAAGCAACTGCTGCTGTGGCGTCTGCCCAACGTTTTGATCATCCAGCTCAAACGCTTCTCATTCAGGAGCTTTATCTGGAGGGATAAGATCAACGACATGGTTGACTTTCCTGTCAG AAATCTGGATCTAAGTAAGTTCTGTATTGGCCAGAAGGATGAGATGCAACAACCCCCTATCTACGACTTATATGCAGTCATCAACCACTATGGAGGAATGATAGGAGGCCACTACACGGCGTACGCTCGCCTGCCGAGTGACAAGAACAGCCAGCGCAGTGATGTTG GCTGGCGTCTGTTTGATGACAGTACCGTGACAATGGTGGAGGAGAGTCAGGTGGTGACACGCTACGCCTACGTCCTGTTCTACCGACGACGGAACTCACCCGTGGAGAGGCCGCCACGCTTCCTCAGGCCTGTAGGAGCCGAGTCGCCCTCTGCCACAGGAGCTACTGCAAGCCAG GCCTCTCTAATATGGCGGGAactggaggaagaagaggaggggctCAACGAAGCTCCCCGCGGACTGCTCCGCTCTGCGCGGCGGAGGCGACAAGCGTCGAGGAACGGAGATGAGGAAGACGAAGACAGAACTGAAGGATCTGTGCGACGGCACCGCAGGCAGAGGATGTCGGACCATCCCGATGATGACTGTGTGCGCTATTTTGTTCTGGGCACTCTGGCAGCCGTGTTTGCTCTGTTCGTCAATTTGGTCTACCCTCTTCTCTACAAATCCAGCTGGACCTGA